Proteins encoded within one genomic window of Lysinibacillus louembei:
- a CDS encoding Na+/H+ antiporter subunit A has product MIVELAILLPFIMAAAIPFIYRRFNKVHIGWLVLAVPVILFSILTTYIPRIANGETFTKTYEWIPSFNISFTTYLDGLSMIFSLLITGVGSLVILYSIFYLSTKESLHHFYCYLLLFMGAMLGVVFSDHLMVLYAFWELTSVSSFLLIAFWHHRKASRAGARKAMTITVTGGVAMLAGFLTLYTIAGTFSIRELIANVSIIQEHALFIPAMLLVLLGAFTKSAQFPFHIWLPDAMEAPTPVSAYLHSATMVKAGIYLVARMSPVFGGHEVWFWTVAGVGIVTLFWGSFNAVRQFDLKALLAYSTVSQLGLIMSLFGLGSAAHALGYSSESLIYTQATFAALFHLINHSTFKGALFMMVGIVDHEVGTRDIRRLGGLMALMPFTFTIAVIGSMSMAGLPPFNGFLSKEMFFKATVDILQLNIFSVESFGFIFPVVAWTASVFTFVYCVIIIGRTFFGKLQPDRLEKPPHEAPIGMLISPFVLVAFVIGIFFFPNILRRNILAPAMQSIYPSFPAEELTVPIEHFHIGTELFMTIGVIIIGILLYRSLPKWRAIYQLFSQKYTLNAYYERIIGFAESKSGWFTRIYMNGNLTYYFAYIYIIFVTIVAGYFVLSDAFTWSPSQDSPVEYYEMILLLIMVFAAVALLFAKGRITTVLLNGVLGYSVAFFFVVFRAPDLALTQLVVESVTTALFLLCFKFLPDLTKEKVSRAVKFSKATISIFVGATVTLVGLSVLHYEKFEPISAYFEDSYNLAGGKNIVNTILGDFRAFDTMLEVVVLFIAGLGIYTLIKLKAKKGETDVEN; this is encoded by the coding sequence ATGATTGTTGAACTTGCAATACTTTTACCGTTTATAATGGCGGCTGCTATTCCGTTCATATATAGGCGATTTAATAAAGTACATATCGGCTGGCTTGTCTTAGCTGTGCCGGTCATTTTATTTAGTATATTAACTACATATATCCCTCGTATAGCGAATGGTGAAACATTTACAAAAACTTATGAGTGGATCCCCTCTTTTAACATAAGCTTTACAACCTATTTAGACGGGCTAAGCATGATTTTTAGCTTGCTAATTACTGGGGTTGGTAGCTTAGTCATTTTGTACTCAATTTTTTATTTATCAACAAAAGAATCACTTCATCATTTTTATTGCTATCTATTGCTCTTTATGGGGGCCATGCTAGGCGTCGTTTTTTCAGATCACTTAATGGTGCTTTATGCATTTTGGGAGCTGACAAGCGTATCGTCATTTTTGCTGATTGCATTTTGGCATCATCGTAAAGCGTCTCGTGCTGGTGCACGTAAAGCAATGACGATTACGGTAACAGGTGGCGTCGCAATGCTAGCAGGCTTTTTAACTTTATATACAATTGCGGGTACGTTTAGCATACGTGAATTAATTGCAAATGTCAGCATAATTCAAGAGCACGCACTATTTATTCCAGCAATGCTATTAGTGCTTTTAGGTGCTTTCACAAAATCAGCGCAATTCCCATTCCATATTTGGTTGCCAGACGCAATGGAGGCACCAACACCTGTTAGTGCATATTTACACTCTGCAACTATGGTAAAAGCAGGCATTTATTTAGTTGCGCGTATGTCACCTGTTTTTGGTGGACATGAAGTATGGTTTTGGACAGTCGCTGGTGTCGGTATTGTTACGCTGTTCTGGGGCTCGTTTAACGCGGTGCGCCAATTCGATTTAAAAGCATTATTAGCTTATTCCACAGTTAGTCAGCTTGGGCTGATTATGTCATTGTTTGGGCTTGGCTCTGCTGCACATGCATTAGGCTACAGTTCCGAATCATTAATTTATACGCAAGCAACATTTGCTGCGTTATTCCATTTAATTAATCATTCCACATTTAAAGGTGCGCTCTTTATGATGGTCGGCATTGTTGACCATGAGGTAGGGACGCGTGATATTCGTCGACTGGGCGGCTTGATGGCATTAATGCCGTTTACATTTACAATTGCGGTGATTGGCAGTATGTCGATGGCAGGCTTGCCACCATTCAATGGTTTTTTAAGTAAAGAAATGTTTTTTAAAGCAACGGTAGATATTTTACAATTAAATATTTTCTCTGTTGAAAGCTTTGGCTTTATTTTCCCTGTTGTTGCATGGACAGCAAGTGTCTTCACATTTGTTTATTGCGTGATTATTATCGGTCGAACATTTTTCGGCAAGCTGCAACCAGATCGTTTAGAAAAGCCACCGCATGAAGCACCTATTGGTATGCTAATTTCACCGTTTGTGTTAGTAGCATTTGTTATTGGTATTTTCTTCTTCCCAAATATTTTAAGACGTAATATTTTAGCACCTGCGATGCAAAGTATTTATCCAAGCTTCCCAGCGGAGGAGCTAACAGTGCCAATTGAACACTTCCATATCGGTACGGAATTGTTTATGACAATTGGTGTGATTATTATCGGTATCCTTTTATACCGCTCGCTGCCAAAGTGGCGTGCAATTTACCAATTGTTCTCACAAAAGTATACATTGAATGCATACTATGAGCGTATTATTGGCTTCGCTGAGTCGAAGTCGGGCTGGTTTACTCGCATATATATGAATGGCAATTTAACGTATTACTTTGCTTATATTTACATCATATTTGTGACGATTGTTGCAGGCTATTTTGTATTAAGTGATGCATTTACTTGGAGTCCATCGCAGGATTCACCTGTTGAGTATTATGAGATGATTTTATTACTAATTATGGTGTTTGCTGCCGTGGCATTGTTATTTGCTAAGGGGCGTATTACGACAGTTTTACTGAATGGTGTACTTGGCTATTCGGTTGCCTTTTTCTTCGTTGTGTTTCGTGCACCAGATTTAGCATTGACACAGCTCGTTGTTGAATCAGTAACGACAGCATTGTTCTTACTATGCTTTAAGTTCTTACCAGATTTAACGAAGGAAAAAGTATCAAGAGCAGTGAAGTTTTCGAAGGCAACTATTTCTATTTTCGTAGGGGCGACCGTAACACTTGTTGGATTAAGTGTTTTACATTATGAAAAGTTTGAGCCAATTTCGGCTTATTTTGAGGATTCCTATAATTTAGCTGGTGGGAAAAATATCGTTAATACGATTTTAGGGGATTTCCGTGCATTTGATACGATGCTTGAAGTTGTCGTGTTATTTATCGCTGGCTTAGGAATTTATACATTGATTAAATTAAAGGCAAAGAAAGGAGAGACTGACGTTGAAAATTAA
- a CDS encoding DUF421 domain-containing protein, whose amino-acid sequence MDIGEINFWEMMFRTTVTFIALLILARIIGKKQLSQLTFFHYTTGITFGSIAGEISSQKETPFWDGMISLIWWSILTILLSAIALKSTKMRVLVDDKPTILIHNGVISEANLKKARLHLDELTMLLREQSIFSVNEVAYAVFETNGELSVMKKPPFAEATKKDTQANLTPPLCMPTEVISNGRIISENLQQLDLTEEWLLKKLRNKKVDDVEQVLFAQVLEDHSLYVSTKTNQSP is encoded by the coding sequence ATGGACATAGGCGAAATTAATTTTTGGGAAATGATGTTCCGCACAACGGTTACGTTTATTGCCCTGCTCATTTTAGCTCGAATTATTGGCAAAAAACAATTGAGTCAATTAACGTTCTTCCACTACACGACAGGCATTACCTTTGGTTCCATTGCAGGCGAAATATCGTCTCAAAAGGAAACCCCTTTTTGGGATGGGATGATTTCACTCATTTGGTGGTCCATTTTAACAATTTTACTCAGTGCCATCGCTTTAAAATCAACAAAGATGCGCGTGCTTGTTGATGATAAGCCAACAATTCTTATTCATAATGGTGTTATTTCTGAAGCAAACTTAAAGAAAGCAAGGCTCCATTTAGATGAATTGACGATGCTGTTGCGTGAGCAAAGCATTTTTTCAGTAAACGAGGTTGCCTATGCTGTTTTTGAAACAAATGGAGAGCTAAGCGTTATGAAAAAGCCTCCCTTTGCAGAAGCAACGAAAAAGGATACACAGGCCAATTTAACCCCACCTCTATGTATGCCAACAGAAGTGATTTCCAATGGGCGAATCATCTCTGAAAATTTGCAACAGCTTGATTTAACAGAAGAATGGCTGTTGAAAAAGCTCCGTAATAAAAAGGTTGATGATGTGGAGCAGGTTCTTTTTGCACAAGTGTTGGAAGACCATTCACTTTATGTTAGTACGAAAACTAATCAATCTCCATAA
- a CDS encoding GNAT family N-acetyltransferase, with protein MEITIQQAQPMDATQIAPLIYEAIGDIAHRLTGETEEQSVLTALTALIERTDNRHSYLYTYIAKQGDALLGIAVLYDGFTAKALDANLAAWLSSKNAPTSIDVEAHDDEFYIDTVCVTPEARGLGIGTKLLQFAEEQAVTKGYKKLALNVELEKEKARALYERLGFTITEPWTIINEPFHHMVKEL; from the coding sequence ATGGAAATTACAATTCAACAAGCACAACCAATGGATGCTACACAAATCGCACCATTAATTTATGAAGCAATCGGCGATATCGCACATCGTCTAACTGGTGAAACAGAGGAGCAATCTGTACTCACAGCATTAACAGCACTTATCGAACGTACAGATAATCGCCATAGCTATTTATACACATATATTGCTAAACAAGGGGATGCGCTACTTGGCATCGCTGTGCTATATGATGGATTTACAGCCAAAGCATTGGATGCTAATTTAGCAGCATGGTTATCATCAAAAAACGCCCCTACAAGCATTGATGTAGAAGCACACGATGATGAATTTTATATTGATACAGTGTGTGTCACACCAGAGGCACGTGGCTTAGGTATTGGCACAAAGCTGTTACAATTTGCGGAGGAGCAAGCTGTCACAAAAGGCTATAAAAAGCTTGCCTTAAATGTAGAGCTAGAAAAAGAGAAGGCACGTGCTTTATATGAGCGCCTTGGCTTTACAATTACAGAGCCGTGGACAATTATTAACGAGCCATTCCACCATATGGTCAAGGAGCTGTAA
- a CDS encoding MFS transporter, giving the protein MNTTEKYNQPIYAMMVAIGICHLINDTMQSVVPAMFPLLVDSLGLTFTQLGLISFVLNMFASVLQPVVGFITDKKPMPYALPIGMVSSFIGVAMLILAHSYWVILVAVLFLGLGSAIFHPEGSRVSYMAAGTKRGLAQSIYQVGGNSGQALAPLISAFILLPFGMKGASVVLALSAIGIVILTKISLWYKAQLEEEKLSKVKRRLISSLPPLTKKQVTMALALLFIIIFARSFYTTNITSFYVFYLVEEYSLTIPVGQIFIFIFMACGVVGTFLGGPLSDRIGRKNVIVVSVVAPTPFCLALPYMPLWLVPLLLVIIGTLIMISFSVTVVYAQELVPTKIGTMAGLTVGLSFGMGAIGAVATGMLIDEYGIVATIIAISCLPLLLFVAFWLPKDKAANA; this is encoded by the coding sequence ATGAATACAACTGAAAAATATAATCAACCAATTTATGCGATGATGGTTGCAATCGGCATTTGTCATTTAATTAATGATACGATGCAGTCTGTTGTACCTGCGATGTTTCCACTTTTAGTGGATAGTTTAGGATTAACCTTTACACAGCTAGGCTTGATTTCCTTTGTGTTAAATATGTTTGCCTCTGTTTTACAGCCTGTCGTTGGCTTTATTACAGATAAAAAACCAATGCCATATGCGTTACCTATTGGCATGGTCAGCTCCTTCATTGGCGTAGCGATGCTGATTTTAGCGCATAGCTATTGGGTAATCCTCGTTGCAGTACTCTTTTTAGGACTTGGTTCAGCTATTTTCCATCCTGAAGGCTCGCGTGTGTCTTATATGGCTGCCGGGACGAAGCGTGGCTTAGCACAGTCGATTTATCAAGTAGGAGGCAATTCTGGACAAGCATTAGCCCCGCTGATTAGTGCCTTTATTTTGCTACCATTTGGTATGAAGGGAGCCTCTGTTGTTTTAGCATTGTCAGCTATCGGCATCGTGATTCTTACCAAAATTTCGCTATGGTATAAGGCACAGCTAGAGGAAGAGAAGCTATCGAAAGTGAAGCGTCGACTGATTTCATCGTTGCCACCGTTGACAAAAAAGCAAGTAACAATGGCATTAGCCTTGCTGTTTATTATTATTTTTGCACGCTCCTTCTATACGACAAATATTACGAGTTTTTATGTATTTTATTTAGTGGAGGAGTATAGCTTAACAATTCCAGTTGGACAGATTTTCATTTTTATTTTTATGGCTTGTGGTGTTGTAGGAACATTTCTCGGTGGTCCTTTGTCAGATCGAATTGGGCGTAAAAATGTGATTGTGGTATCGGTTGTTGCCCCAACGCCATTTTGTTTAGCATTGCCCTATATGCCGTTATGGCTCGTTCCATTGCTTCTAGTGATTATCGGTACGTTAATTATGATTAGCTTCTCTGTAACAGTTGTTTATGCGCAGGAGCTTGTACCAACTAAAATTGGCACAATGGCTGGCTTGACGGTCGGTTTATCATTTGGCATGGGGGCAATCGGAGCTGTTGCAACGGGGATGTTAATTGATGAATATGGCATTGTCGCAACAATTATTGCCATTTCATGCCTGCCATTATTATTGTTTGTTGCGTTTTGGTTGCCGAAGGATAAGGCGGCGAATGCTTAA
- a CDS encoding adenine nucleotide alpha hydrolase family protein, with amino-acid sequence MKHVKSRMDESILVCVYYGLNGERLIRRGHKLATLLDCPLYVLTVDAKPIDAFDAEKSGYIEQWKQLTSELEVEEFIIRDNEKLPIHKVITEVAMQHNITQIIVGQSAQSRWEEITKGSFLNVLLREIPFVDFHIVAVKRPTEDESFDIYEKGVRAYLICDNGEYKVAFTCPKFASIEGIFFKEIGTDFDNGIFKFNFEGKMHELDIVEGAVTNPQVIPVKCKPSLAR; translated from the coding sequence ATGAAGCATGTTAAAAGCAGAATGGACGAAAGTATTTTAGTTTGTGTGTACTACGGACTTAATGGCGAACGTCTAATCCGTCGAGGGCATAAGCTCGCAACATTACTTGACTGTCCTCTATATGTTTTAACAGTAGATGCTAAGCCTATCGACGCATTTGATGCAGAAAAATCGGGCTACATCGAACAATGGAAGCAGCTAACAAGTGAATTAGAGGTTGAAGAGTTTATTATTCGCGATAACGAGAAACTACCTATCCATAAAGTAATTACAGAAGTAGCAATGCAACATAATATTACACAAATCATTGTAGGTCAAAGCGCACAAAGCCGTTGGGAGGAAATCACAAAGGGTTCATTCTTAAATGTCTTATTGCGTGAAATTCCTTTTGTTGACTTCCACATCGTGGCTGTCAAACGCCCGACAGAGGATGAGTCGTTCGATATTTATGAAAAAGGCGTTCGTGCTTATTTAATTTGTGACAATGGCGAGTACAAAGTTGCCTTTACTTGTCCAAAATTTGCCTCAATCGAGGGGATTTTCTTTAAAGAAATCGGCACAGATTTCGATAATGGCATTTTCAAATTCAATTTTGAAGGAAAAATGCATGAGCTAGATATCGTAGAGGGTGCTGTAACAAATCCTCAGGTGATTCCAGTGAAATGCAAGCCATCGCTAGCTCGTTAA
- a CDS encoding EamA family transporter, with protein MKNLIFPLLIVIASSSYGILSTIVKVAMQHGFTSAEAVTAQYMVGFFLALVLFIVTQRSLPRLNKSGVIILTLAGILTAATGTIYGQSLNYLPASLAVVMLFQFTWIGLFIDCALHKRLPSRAETISLIFLIVGTIFAAGVVDVDLSAIAWQGWALGLLSALTFALFIQINSRQVEGITTISRTFFVSLVAVIVISIILTPEILWNGQLFGAGLWKFGLALGLFGIILPILLFSIAVPKVGGSLASILSAMELPVAILASMLVLKEALSTLQFFGIALVLIGMVLPSYISMRRAEKISQG; from the coding sequence ATGAAAAATCTCATTTTTCCCTTATTAATTGTCATTGCATCAAGTAGCTACGGTATTTTATCGACGATTGTTAAGGTTGCTATGCAGCATGGATTTACTTCCGCAGAAGCTGTTACAGCTCAATATATGGTTGGTTTTTTCCTTGCTCTTGTGCTATTTATCGTCACACAGCGTTCATTGCCAAGGCTGAATAAATCTGGCGTTATCATTTTAACGCTTGCTGGTATATTAACTGCTGCAACAGGCACTATTTACGGACAATCGTTAAATTATTTGCCCGCCTCACTTGCAGTCGTTATGCTCTTCCAATTTACATGGATTGGACTGTTTATAGACTGCGCCTTGCATAAACGTTTACCGAGTCGAGCTGAAACGATTTCGTTAATCTTTTTAATCGTGGGCACTATTTTTGCAGCTGGTGTTGTTGATGTCGATTTGTCTGCTATTGCTTGGCAAGGCTGGGCACTTGGCTTGCTATCTGCCTTAACGTTTGCGTTATTTATTCAAATCAATTCCCGCCAAGTAGAAGGTATCACAACGATTTCACGTACGTTCTTTGTATCGTTAGTGGCAGTGATTGTTATTAGCATTATACTGACGCCTGAAATTTTATGGAATGGTCAACTATTCGGTGCTGGACTTTGGAAATTCGGCTTAGCGCTTGGATTATTCGGCATCATTTTACCGATTTTATTATTTTCTATCGCTGTACCGAAAGTAGGAGGCAGCCTCGCATCTATTTTAAGTGCGATGGAGCTACCAGTGGCTATTTTAGCCTCAATGCTTGTATTGAAAGAAGCGTTATCTACATTGCAATTTTTCGGTATCGCTCTCGTTCTAATTGGAATGGTTTTACCTTCTTATATATCGATGAGAAGAGCGGAAAAGATATCGCAAGGTTAA
- a CDS encoding protein-tyrosine phosphatase family protein translates to MSYDELVKGRIFFGGAADAKDAVEVENIEIVYDVRANAVQDGEMPTCSIMCSPIVEQDLAGSIQAGAMGIKEAYEAGKNIYIHCGSGNGRASVMATAVLLELGIANDVQSAEQLVKEARPLANIRSNMHEALEKLYK, encoded by the coding sequence ATGAGCTACGATGAATTAGTAAAGGGACGTATTTTCTTTGGTGGTGCAGCAGATGCTAAGGATGCTGTAGAAGTGGAAAATATTGAGATTGTCTATGATGTTCGTGCGAATGCTGTACAGGATGGAGAAATGCCAACATGTTCGATTATGTGTTCCCCAATTGTTGAACAGGATTTGGCTGGAAGCATTCAGGCGGGTGCTATGGGGATTAAAGAAGCATATGAGGCTGGGAAAAATATTTATATCCATTGTGGTAGCGGGAATGGCAGAGCAAGTGTTATGGCAACAGCTGTATTGCTAGAGCTAGGAATAGCAAATGATGTGCAAAGCGCTGAGCAGCTTGTAAAGGAAGCTCGCCCGTTAGCAAATATTCGTTCAAATATGCATGAGGCATTGGAAAAATTATATAAATAA
- a CDS encoding carbohydrate kinase family protein — protein MSEVRRLANKDFILIYGDAFVDYIADDISNTTFTKYLGGATINVAAGISRIGAPSALITITGDDETSEFVRNEITNEGVNLDYAVYVPEKRVSGVYVDLTADGERIFRDYIDETPDLQVEDVQLQLEAFKRASIFNVCSGTMFHPTALATTVAAVELAKEHGAIIAIDANIRPLRWHSEEICRETITRFFEDADILKLTDEELFFLTQTATIEEGIAALDALLVPIVLITVGAEGSYAILNGETIHVPAEKVTAVDTTGAGDAFMAGVLRYVHYNGLPTTVEEVTACVAFGNKLGALAATKPGALTALPRYEEIKNLL, from the coding sequence ATGTCGGAGGTTAGAAGGTTGGCAAATAAAGATTTTATTCTTATTTATGGAGATGCATTTGTTGATTATATTGCAGATGATATAAGCAATACAACATTTACAAAATATTTAGGTGGCGCAACAATTAATGTAGCAGCAGGAATTAGCCGCATTGGTGCTCCGTCCGCTTTAATTACAATTACAGGTGATGATGAGACATCTGAATTTGTTCGCAATGAGATAACGAATGAAGGCGTTAATTTAGATTATGCTGTTTACGTACCAGAAAAGCGCGTGAGTGGTGTTTATGTCGATTTAACAGCAGATGGTGAACGCATTTTTAGAGATTATATAGATGAAACGCCTGATTTACAAGTAGAAGATGTGCAGTTACAGCTAGAAGCGTTTAAACGTGCTTCTATTTTTAATGTGTGCTCAGGAACGATGTTTCATCCAACCGCACTTGCAACGACAGTGGCAGCAGTGGAGCTAGCAAAGGAGCATGGCGCAATTATTGCAATAGACGCGAATATTCGTCCATTACGTTGGCATAGCGAGGAAATTTGTCGTGAGACGATTACACGCTTTTTTGAGGATGCAGATATTTTAAAGCTAACAGATGAGGAGCTATTTTTCTTAACGCAAACAGCAACAATTGAAGAAGGCATTGCGGCACTTGATGCATTGCTTGTACCAATCGTTTTAATTACAGTAGGGGCAGAAGGCTCTTATGCAATTTTAAATGGTGAAACAATTCACGTACCTGCTGAAAAGGTAACAGCAGTCGATACAACAGGTGCAGGTGATGCATTTATGGCAGGGGTATTACGCTATGTGCATTATAATGGTTTGCCAACGACAGTCGAGGAAGTAACTGCATGTGTTGCTTTTGGTAACAAGCTAGGTGCATTAGCAGCGACGAAGCCAGGTGCCTTAACAGCATTACCACGCTATGAGGAAATTAAAAATTTACTATAA